A single window of Deltaproteobacteria bacterium PRO3 DNA harbors:
- the nuoK gene encoding NADH-quinone oxidoreductase subunit NuoK, producing the protein MITIHHYLVLSAALFVLGFAGVVLRRNALIIFMSIELMLNAVNLSFVAFARHWGNVDGQLAVFFVIVLAAAEAAVGLAIVVLVFRRRATVQTTALNTLRDETRAS; encoded by the coding sequence ATGATCACGATCCATCACTACCTGGTTTTATCCGCCGCCCTGTTCGTGCTGGGCTTCGCCGGGGTCGTGCTGCGCCGCAACGCCTTGATCATCTTCATGTCGATCGAGCTGATGCTGAACGCCGTGAACCTCTCCTTCGTCGCCTTCGCGCGGCATTGGGGCAACGTCGACGGACAGCTGGCGGTGTTTTTCGTGATCGTGCTGGCCGCGGCCGAGGCCGCCGTGGGCCTGGCCATCGTCGTCTTGGTCTTCCGCCGCCGCGCCACGGTGCAGACCACGGCGCTCAACACCTTGAGGGACGAAACGCGTGCGTCTTAG
- the nuoE gene encoding NADH-quinone oxidoreductase subunit NuoE — protein sequence MAFEFTSEHKRQFEEILKRYPVKRAAMLPALWLVQRQAGWISHEAMEYVGGLLGLSAAKVYEVATFYTMFNLKPVGKYHFQVCRTLPCQLVGAESVTEHLQKKLGVKLGETSADGRYTLTEVECLGSCGTGPMLQLNDDYHENLTVEKLDALIASLK from the coding sequence ATGGCTTTTGAATTTACAAGCGAGCACAAGCGCCAGTTCGAGGAGATCTTAAAACGGTATCCCGTCAAGCGCGCCGCCATGCTCCCGGCCCTGTGGCTGGTGCAGCGCCAGGCCGGTTGGATCTCGCACGAGGCGATGGAGTACGTCGGCGGCCTCTTGGGCCTCTCCGCGGCGAAGGTCTACGAGGTGGCGACCTTCTACACGATGTTCAACCTGAAGCCGGTGGGAAAATACCACTTCCAGGTCTGCCGCACCTTGCCCTGCCAGCTGGTGGGCGCGGAGAGCGTCACGGAGCACCTCCAGAAGAAGCTCGGCGTCAAGCTGGGCGAGACCAGCGCCGACGGGCGCTACACGCTGACCGAGGTCGAGTGCCTGGGCTCCTGCGGGACCGGGCCGATGCTGCAGCTGAACGACGATTATCACGAGAATTTAACGGTGGAGAAATTGGATGCGCTGATCGCGTCCTTAAAATGA
- a CDS encoding NADH-quinone oxidoreductase subunit J: MNGFTILFYALAALAVISATGVISFRHPVYSALSLVVTLISLAGLFVTLQADFLGVIQVLTYAGAILVLFIFIIMLLNLEDSELHERGYGLGGKFLLGLVSLGLFLSLGYLVTRPKLGVAVLPEGFGSVYGLGRELFTSYVIPFELAGILLTVALIGAVLLAKRKL, encoded by the coding sequence ATGAACGGCTTCACGATCTTATTTTACGCCTTGGCCGCCCTGGCGGTGATCTCCGCCACCGGGGTGATCAGCTTCCGCCATCCCGTGTACTCGGCCCTCTCGCTGGTCGTGACCCTGATCTCGCTCGCGGGGCTCTTCGTGACCCTGCAGGCGGACTTTTTGGGCGTCATCCAGGTCTTGACCTACGCCGGGGCCATCCTGGTGCTGTTCATTTTCATCATCATGCTGCTCAACCTGGAAGACAGCGAGTTGCACGAGCGCGGCTACGGCCTGGGCGGAAAGTTTCTCTTGGGCCTGGTCAGCCTGGGCCTCTTTCTTTCCCTGGGCTACCTGGTGACGCGCCCCAAGCTGGGCGTCGCGGTCCTGCCCGAGGGTTTCGGCTCGGTCTATGGGCTGGGGCGGGAGTTGTTTACGAGCTATGTGATCCCCTTCGAGCTGGCGGGGATCCTGTTGACCGTCGCCCTGATCGGCGCGGTCCTGTTGGCGAAACGGAAGTTGTAG
- a CDS encoding 2Fe-2S iron-sulfur cluster binding domain-containing protein, which yields MPNITIDGKQITVKDGTSVFEAARQHGIEIPHFCYHPKLSVAGNCRMCLVDIEKMPKPAISCNTVATEGMVVHTQTEKVKALQKNVLEFILINHPIDCPVCDQAGECKLQQYYMSHTLTDSNFREQKVKKPKKVDLGPYVMLDDERCILCTRCVRFCDEVTKTGDLCVTQRGDRSTLTTFPGKQLDNKYSLNTVDICPVGALTSKPFRFQCRVWFLKSTPSICTGCSTGCNIQINHHDGKVYRYLPRENEAVNQCWTCDEGRLSYDFINEGRLYRPSVHEGDKVEGVPAASALAEIAGALQRLAPEDAVFVGSAYESNENNAALKKLAEALGVKDLQYSAHEVDNPYADDFLMKADKNPNRAGVERLGFQPFRGGTQAKVVVALEGLGKSDLARLKSEEPLLLVLLASNQSETADYADVILPAATFAEQEGSFTNFQNRVQKFDKALEPEGAIKPAWQWIAEIARAMDRDLKIAGAERLLEESFGLKYADLGTSGKVL from the coding sequence ATGCCGAATATCACGATCGACGGGAAACAAATCACGGTCAAAGATGGCACCAGCGTCTTCGAGGCTGCGCGCCAGCACGGCATCGAGATTCCGCATTTCTGCTATCATCCCAAGTTGAGCGTCGCCGGCAACTGCCGCATGTGCCTGGTCGACATCGAGAAGATGCCCAAGCCGGCGATCTCCTGCAACACCGTTGCGACCGAGGGCATGGTCGTCCACACCCAGACCGAGAAGGTCAAGGCCCTGCAAAAGAATGTCCTCGAATTTATTTTGATCAACCACCCGATCGATTGCCCCGTCTGCGACCAGGCGGGCGAGTGCAAGCTGCAACAGTATTACATGAGCCACACGCTTACGGACTCCAACTTCCGCGAGCAGAAGGTCAAGAAGCCGAAGAAGGTCGACTTGGGTCCCTACGTCATGCTCGACGACGAGCGCTGCATCCTTTGTACGCGCTGCGTGCGCTTCTGCGACGAGGTCACCAAGACGGGCGACCTCTGCGTCACCCAGCGCGGCGACCGCTCGACCCTGACCACCTTCCCCGGCAAGCAGCTCGACAACAAGTATTCGCTCAACACCGTCGACATCTGCCCGGTCGGGGCGCTGACCAGCAAGCCCTTCCGCTTCCAGTGCCGCGTGTGGTTCCTGAAGAGCACGCCCTCGATCTGCACGGGCTGCTCCACCGGCTGCAATATCCAGATCAACCACCATGACGGCAAGGTCTACCGCTACCTGCCTCGGGAGAACGAGGCGGTCAACCAGTGCTGGACCTGCGACGAGGGGCGGCTTTCCTACGACTTTATCAACGAGGGCCGCCTCTACCGCCCCAGCGTCCACGAGGGCGACAAGGTCGAGGGCGTCCCCGCGGCGAGCGCCTTGGCCGAAATCGCGGGCGCCTTGCAGCGTCTGGCGCCCGAGGACGCGGTCTTCGTCGGTTCGGCCTACGAGTCCAACGAGAACAACGCGGCGCTCAAAAAATTGGCCGAGGCCCTGGGCGTGAAGGACCTGCAGTACTCCGCCCACGAGGTCGACAACCCTTACGCCGACGACTTTTTGATGAAGGCCGACAAGAACCCCAACCGCGCGGGTGTCGAGCGGCTGGGCTTTCAGCCCTTCCGCGGCGGGACCCAGGCCAAGGTGGTGGTGGCCCTGGAAGGCCTGGGCAAGTCCGACTTGGCGCGGCTGAAATCGGAAGAGCCGCTGCTTTTGGTGCTGCTCGCCAGCAACCAAAGCGAGACCGCCGACTACGCCGACGTGATTCTGCCGGCCGCGACCTTCGCGGAGCAGGAGGGGAGCTTCACCAACTTCCAAAACCGGGTGCAGAAATTCGACAAGGCCCTGGAGCCGGAAGGGGCGATCAAGCCTGCTTGGCAGTGGATTGCCGAGATCGCCCGGGCGATGGACAGGGATTTGAAGATCGCGGGCGCGGAGCGCCTGTTGGAAGAGTCTTTTGGTTTGAAGTACGCGGACCTGGGAACCTCCGGAAAGGTCTTGTAG
- a CDS encoding NADH-quinone oxidoreductase subunit C, with amino-acid sequence MVLEAIQSISPEASLERGQVVAQVRRENLRKVLKACKEDPRLRFDFLMDVVGVDYLGQKPRFEVVYLLYSSATNHRLRVKVRVDEGESLPSMVGLWASADWAEREVWDMYGIKFEGHPNLKRILLFEEFEGHPLRKDYPTERRQKIPKIEESL; translated from the coding sequence ATGGTCCTCGAAGCGATACAATCCATCAGTCCCGAAGCCTCCCTCGAGCGAGGGCAGGTGGTCGCCCAGGTGCGCCGCGAAAACCTCCGCAAGGTGCTCAAGGCCTGCAAGGAGGACCCGCGGCTTCGCTTCGACTTCCTGATGGACGTCGTCGGTGTGGACTACCTGGGGCAGAAGCCGCGCTTCGAGGTGGTCTATCTCCTATATTCCTCGGCCACCAACCACCGCCTCCGCGTCAAGGTGCGGGTGGACGAGGGTGAGAGCCTCCCCAGCATGGTCGGCCTCTGGGCCAGCGCCGACTGGGCGGAGCGCGAGGTCTGGGACATGTACGGGATCAAATTCGAGGGCCATCCCAACCTGAAGCGCATCCTGCTCTTCGAGGAGTTCGAGGGCCATCCGCTGCGCAAGGACTACCCGACCGAGCGCCGGCAGAAGATCCCCAAGATCGAGGAGAGCCTGTGA
- a CDS encoding NADH-quinone oxidoreductase subunit B: protein MAATGENNILTTKLSEVIAWGRKYSLWPMPFGTACCAIEFMGAVSAVFDISRFGAELVRFSPRQSDLLLVLGTINYKQAAILKKIYEQMCEPKYVIAVGACATCGGFYDNYAVLQGIDEVIPVDVYVPGCPPRPEQILLSIVKLQEKIDAQARGEVAKDVKRAAPEILYSSKVPTV from the coding sequence ATGGCCGCGACCGGAGAAAACAACATATTGACCACCAAGCTGAGCGAGGTGATCGCCTGGGGGCGGAAGTACAGCCTCTGGCCCATGCCCTTCGGCACGGCCTGCTGCGCGATCGAGTTCATGGGCGCGGTCTCGGCGGTCTTCGACATCTCGCGCTTCGGCGCCGAGCTGGTGCGGTTTTCCCCGCGGCAGTCCGATCTGCTCTTGGTGCTGGGGACGATCAACTACAAGCAGGCGGCGATTTTAAAGAAGATCTACGAGCAGATGTGCGAGCCCAAGTACGTGATCGCGGTCGGCGCCTGCGCCACCTGCGGAGGGTTTTACGACAACTACGCGGTGTTGCAGGGCATCGACGAAGTGATCCCGGTCGACGTCTACGTGCCAGGCTGCCCGCCGCGGCCCGAACAGATCCTGTTGTCCATCGTGAAGCTGCAAGAGAAGATCGACGCCCAGGCGCGGGGCGAGGTGGCCAAAGATGTGAAGCGCGCGGCGCCGGAAATTTTATATTCCTCGAAGGTGCCGACGGTATGA
- a CDS encoding NADH-quinone oxidoreductase subunit N, whose product MQSLDNIASLWYFLPEFLLTAVFVLIFLVDLPKAWSEKRLLAPVLAALGLVGYIGLTVYSWDFPKAAAFHGMIVIDPFTNFFRIFGAVAGLVTIYFSLKAKELAEARAEYWAILLGIVIGMPMLAASNNLLMIYLAMELVSILSYIMVGYLPNSRKSAEAALKYVLYGATASGIMIYGLSLIFGVTGTLDAIQIRHFLEANPAERATLFVGLLMAFAGFGYKISAVPFHMWAPDVYEGAPTPVTAFLSVGPKAAGFAIVLRFIYTALTQPQGGEFIPLKFLDISDLLSLFAIATMVLGNLLAIQQKNIKRFLAYSSIAHAGYMLMAAAAMNVQGIQAVLFYLITYLIMNFGAFGVAILVQNELGTEDIEGFKGLAKRGRWALFVSLAMAMFLFSLTGLPPFIGFVGKFYLFAAVLEAKLYVLALIGVLNSVVSLYYYARVAKFMFFDDPADERTLAASSRGLSQVLLGLAAATLVFGLFWKSLAYISQSSADLLL is encoded by the coding sequence CGAGAAGCGTCTGCTGGCGCCCGTCCTGGCGGCCCTGGGCCTGGTGGGCTACATCGGCCTGACGGTCTACTCCTGGGACTTCCCGAAGGCGGCCGCCTTTCACGGCATGATCGTGATCGACCCCTTCACCAATTTCTTCCGCATCTTCGGCGCCGTCGCGGGCCTGGTGACGATCTACTTCAGCCTCAAGGCGAAGGAGCTCGCCGAGGCGAGGGCGGAGTACTGGGCCATCCTGCTCGGCATCGTGATCGGTATGCCCATGCTGGCCGCTTCCAACAATCTGCTGATGATCTACTTGGCGATGGAACTGGTCAGCATCCTCTCCTACATCATGGTCGGCTATCTGCCCAACTCGCGGAAGAGCGCCGAGGCGGCGCTCAAGTACGTGCTGTACGGGGCGACGGCGAGCGGCATCATGATCTACGGGCTCTCGCTGATCTTCGGCGTGACCGGCACCCTCGATGCCATCCAGATCCGCCACTTTCTCGAGGCCAACCCCGCCGAGCGCGCGACCCTCTTCGTCGGCCTGCTGATGGCCTTCGCCGGCTTCGGCTACAAGATCTCGGCGGTGCCCTTCCACATGTGGGCACCGGACGTCTACGAGGGCGCCCCGACCCCGGTCACCGCCTTCCTCTCGGTGGGCCCGAAGGCCGCCGGCTTCGCGATCGTCCTGCGCTTCATCTACACGGCGCTGACCCAGCCGCAGGGCGGCGAGTTCATCCCGCTCAAGTTCTTGGACATCTCGGACCTGCTCTCGCTCTTCGCGATCGCGACGATGGTCTTGGGCAATCTGCTGGCGATCCAGCAGAAGAACATCAAACGGTTCCTCGCCTATTCCTCCATCGCCCACGCCGGCTACATGCTGATGGCCGCGGCGGCGATGAACGTCCAGGGCATCCAGGCCGTCCTGTTCTACCTGATCACCTACTTGATCATGAATTTCGGCGCCTTCGGCGTCGCGATCCTGGTGCAGAACGAGCTGGGCACCGAGGACATCGAAGGGTTCAAGGGCCTGGCCAAGCGCGGCCGCTGGGCGCTCTTCGTCTCGCTGGCGATGGCGATGTTCCTCTTCTCGCTGACCGGCCTGCCGCCCTTCATCGGCTTCGTCGGCAAATTCTATCTCTTCGCGGCGGTCCTCGAGGCCAAGCTCTACGTCCTGGCCCTGATCGGCGTCCTCAACAGCGTCGTCAGCCTTTACTACTACGCCCGCGTCGCCAAGTTCATGTTCTTCGACGATCCCGCCGACGAGCGCACGCTGGCGGCCAGCTCGCGCGGCCTCTCGCAGGTCCTGCTGGGCCTCGCCGCGGCGACGCTGGTCTTCGGGCTGTTCTGGAAGTCGTTGGCCTACATCTCCCAATCTTCCGCGGATTTGCTGCTCTAA
- the nuoF gene encoding NADH-quinone oxidoreductase subunit NuoF → MEKILTKNFGLKDSHTLPVYESTGGYGTLKKLFAMQPKDVVEEVKQSGLRGRGGAGFPTGMKWSFVPQDNPKPKYLCVNADESEPGTFKDRYILELDPHRLIEGIIICCFAIRAHTAYIYIRGEFVFPYRRIEAAVQEAYAKGYLGKNIQGSGYDLDVFVHRGAGAYICGEETALMESLEGKRGMPRLKPPFPAVVGLFGCPTVINNVETIAALPYILEQGAAGYRKFGTEKSPGTKLFSVSGHVQRPGNYEVPLGYPLKKLIYEDCGGMRDGKALKAVIPGGSSVPVLTAAEAEEVTLDYEALAAKGSMLGSGGVIVMDETVDMVKALTNLAHFYSHESCGQCSPCREGTGWSHKILKRMLAGEGRPGDLEQLEKNADHMMGKTICVLADALAMPIQSYLKKFRKEFEAYIKM, encoded by the coding sequence ATGGAAAAGATCCTGACCAAAAATTTCGGCCTGAAAGACTCCCACACCCTCCCGGTCTACGAGTCGACGGGCGGCTACGGCACGCTGAAGAAGCTCTTCGCCATGCAGCCCAAGGACGTGGTGGAAGAGGTGAAGCAGTCCGGCCTGCGCGGCCGCGGTGGGGCGGGCTTCCCGACCGGCATGAAGTGGAGCTTCGTGCCCCAGGACAACCCCAAGCCGAAATACCTCTGCGTCAACGCCGACGAGAGCGAGCCGGGGACCTTCAAGGACCGCTACATCCTCGAGCTCGACCCGCATCGCCTGATCGAGGGCATTATCATCTGCTGCTTTGCGATCCGCGCCCACACGGCCTATATCTACATCCGCGGGGAGTTCGTCTTTCCCTACCGTCGCATCGAGGCGGCGGTGCAGGAGGCCTATGCCAAGGGCTACCTGGGAAAGAACATCCAAGGCAGCGGCTACGACCTGGACGTCTTTGTTCACCGCGGCGCCGGCGCCTACATCTGCGGCGAGGAGACCGCGCTGATGGAGTCGCTGGAGGGCAAGCGCGGGATGCCGCGGCTCAAGCCGCCCTTTCCGGCGGTGGTCGGGCTCTTCGGTTGCCCGACGGTCATCAACAACGTCGAGACCATCGCGGCCCTGCCTTACATCCTCGAGCAGGGCGCGGCGGGCTACCGCAAATTCGGCACCGAGAAGAGCCCCGGCACCAAGCTGTTCAGCGTCAGTGGCCACGTGCAGCGCCCGGGCAATTACGAGGTGCCGCTGGGTTATCCGCTGAAGAAATTGATCTATGAGGATTGCGGCGGGATGCGGGACGGCAAGGCGCTCAAGGCCGTCATCCCCGGAGGGTCCTCGGTGCCCGTCCTCACCGCTGCCGAGGCCGAGGAGGTCACGCTGGACTACGAGGCCTTGGCGGCCAAGGGCTCGATGCTCGGCTCGGGCGGCGTCATCGTCATGGACGAGACGGTCGATATGGTGAAGGCCCTGACCAATTTAGCGCACTTCTACTCCCACGAGTCCTGCGGGCAGTGCAGCCCCTGCCGCGAGGGCACGGGCTGGTCGCACAAGATCCTGAAGCGCATGCTGGCGGGGGAGGGGCGTCCCGGCGATCTCGAGCAGCTCGAGAAAAACGCGGACCACATGATGGGTAAGACGATCTGCGTCCTGGCCGACGCGCTGGCGATGCCGATTCAGAGTTATTTGAAGAAATTCCGGAAAGAGTTTGAAGCTTATATAAAGATGTAG
- a CDS encoding NADH-quinone oxidoreductase subunit D: protein MSVAAEKTDALKPKPVYLNLGPSHPTMHGTLRLFCEMDGETIKRAAAEFGYLHRGFEKHAENSTWTQVIPYTDRLNYVSAMMNNVGYCKAVEELLGLEIPERAQTIRVIVCEMNRIIDHLVCVGTNLVDIGALTNFWYYFNAREKFYNIIEKLCGARLTTAYTRIGGLMRDLYPGFADEMKACLKDLHKAVQDVTGLLNTNKIFLNRTVGVGPIGKEDAIQHGFTGPCLRATGVALDLRKAQPYYGYETYDFELVVGEHGDCYDRIMVRFEEMRQSARIIEQAMERLKPGPVMTDDKRVALPPKVEVYTNIEALMNHFKLIYEGIRPPAGEVYSYTEAANGELGFYIVSDGSGTPYRVKCRPPCFPIFQAYPKMVEGKMLADAIAILGNLNIIAGELDR from the coding sequence GTGAGCGTCGCCGCCGAGAAAACCGATGCCCTCAAGCCGAAGCCGGTGTACTTAAACCTCGGCCCCTCGCACCCCACCATGCACGGGACGCTGCGCCTGTTCTGCGAGATGGACGGCGAGACGATCAAGCGCGCGGCCGCCGAGTTCGGCTACCTGCACCGCGGTTTCGAGAAGCACGCCGAAAACAGCACCTGGACGCAAGTCATTCCCTACACCGACCGCCTCAACTACGTCAGCGCGATGATGAACAACGTCGGTTACTGCAAGGCGGTGGAGGAACTGCTGGGCCTCGAGATCCCCGAGCGCGCGCAGACGATCCGCGTCATCGTCTGCGAGATGAACCGCATCATCGACCACCTGGTCTGCGTGGGCACCAACCTGGTCGACATCGGGGCCCTGACCAACTTTTGGTATTATTTCAACGCCCGCGAGAAGTTCTACAACATCATCGAGAAGCTCTGCGGCGCGCGCCTGACCACCGCCTACACCCGGATCGGCGGCCTGATGCGCGACCTCTATCCCGGCTTCGCCGACGAGATGAAGGCCTGCCTGAAAGACCTGCACAAGGCCGTCCAAGACGTCACCGGCCTGCTCAATACCAACAAGATCTTCCTCAACCGCACCGTGGGCGTCGGCCCCATCGGCAAGGAAGACGCGATCCAGCACGGCTTCACCGGCCCCTGCCTGCGCGCGACCGGCGTGGCCCTGGACCTGCGCAAGGCCCAGCCCTACTACGGCTACGAGACCTACGACTTCGAGCTGGTGGTCGGCGAGCACGGCGACTGCTACGACCGCATCATGGTGCGCTTCGAGGAGATGCGGCAGAGCGCCCGGATCATCGAGCAGGCGATGGAGCGCCTCAAGCCGGGCCCGGTCATGACCGACGACAAGCGGGTGGCCCTGCCGCCCAAGGTCGAGGTCTACACCAACATCGAGGCCCTGATGAACCACTTCAAGCTGATCTACGAAGGCATCCGCCCGCCGGCGGGCGAGGTCTACAGCTACACCGAGGCGGCCAACGGGGAGCTGGGCTTTTACATCGTGAGCGACGGCAGCGGCACGCCCTACCGCGTGAAGTGCCGGCCGCCCTGCTTTCCCATCTTCCAGGCCTATCCGAAGATGGTCGAGGGGAAGATGCTGGCGGACGCGATCGCGATTTTGGGAAATTTGAACATCATCGCCGGAGAGTTGGATAGGTAG
- a CDS encoding Fic family protein — MEGLLKSPLIPEVLQFVQKVTQFRTEWKTQADTERDFYASLQKTVIITSAGASTRIEGAKLSDEEILKRLSGLKIRTIRDRDEAEVAGYIDCKKYIFDHHQDLTLTEHTIRSLHQMMMAYLPESIFPLNQRGTYKNIANSVIRIDHETGEQETLFETTPPGPQTEAAMRELVRDYEEYIQNPNYADLEVVAAFIVSFLAIHPFRDGNGRISRLLTDLCLLKSGYDFCMYSSNEKIIEDSKEQYYIALRQTQATLKTQPDLNPWFLYFLKVLDKQTQFLRDKIKPKAPGTLTKLEQQVFDLIRDHQPVSIGFLERESKIKRVTLKSILARLKERGQLVMVGERKTAHYRLK; from the coding sequence ATGGAAGGCCTCTTAAAATCTCCCCTAATTCCCGAGGTCCTGCAATTCGTTCAAAAAGTCACCCAGTTTCGCACGGAATGGAAGACCCAAGCCGACACAGAGCGAGACTTCTATGCCTCTCTTCAGAAGACGGTGATCATCACCTCCGCGGGCGCCTCGACTCGCATTGAAGGGGCCAAGCTCTCCGACGAAGAGATCCTAAAGCGGCTTTCGGGGCTCAAGATTCGAACCATACGCGACCGCGACGAGGCGGAGGTCGCCGGGTACATCGATTGCAAAAAATATATCTTCGACCATCATCAGGATCTCACCCTCACGGAACACACGATTCGCTCCCTTCACCAAATGATGATGGCCTATCTTCCGGAATCCATCTTCCCGCTGAATCAGCGGGGCACCTATAAAAACATCGCCAATTCGGTGATTCGCATCGACCACGAAACCGGCGAACAAGAAACCCTGTTTGAAACAACCCCGCCGGGCCCCCAGACGGAGGCCGCCATGCGGGAGTTAGTTCGAGATTACGAGGAATATATTCAAAATCCGAACTATGCCGACCTCGAGGTCGTTGCCGCATTCATCGTCTCCTTTTTAGCCATCCACCCCTTTCGCGACGGAAACGGAAGGATCAGCCGCCTTTTGACGGACCTCTGTCTGCTGAAATCGGGATATGACTTCTGCATGTACTCCTCGAACGAAAAGATCATCGAAGACAGCAAGGAACAATATTACATCGCCCTTCGCCAAACACAGGCCACGTTAAAAACCCAACCTGACTTGAATCCGTGGTTTCTATACTTCCTGAAGGTGCTGGATAAGCAAACGCAATTCTTGCGCGACAAGATCAAACCCAAAGCGCCGGGGACGCTGACTAAGTTGGAGCAACAGGTCTTCGACCTGATCCGGGACCATCAACCAGTCAGCATTGGATTTTTGGAAAGGGAATCCAAGATCAAACGAGTGACATTGAAAAGCATTCTAGCGAGATTGAAAGAGAGAGGTCAGCTCGTCATGGTCGGGGAACGTAAGACGGCTCATTACCGATTAAAATAA
- a CDS encoding NADH-quinone oxidoreductase subunit A, translating into MEVPFHSYLPLLFVLLLGLGFAGAFLVLSASFGPKKPTASKLDVYECGVPPTGDARNRFSVKFFLVAMIFLLFDVEVVFLFPWAVLLKEFKAAGTGLFAFGAMGLFLLILGLGLLYEWKRGALDWEK; encoded by the coding sequence ATGGAAGTCCCCTTTCATTCCTATCTGCCCCTGCTCTTCGTCCTGCTGCTGGGATTGGGCTTCGCCGGGGCCTTTCTCGTCCTCTCCGCCAGTTTCGGGCCCAAAAAACCGACCGCGAGCAAGCTGGACGTCTACGAGTGCGGGGTTCCGCCGACCGGCGACGCGCGCAATCGCTTCTCGGTGAAGTTTTTCCTCGTCGCGATGATCTTCCTGCTCTTCGACGTCGAGGTGGTGTTCCTCTTTCCCTGGGCGGTCTTGCTGAAAGAATTCAAGGCCGCGGGGACCGGGCTTTTCGCCTTCGGGGCGATGGGCCTCTTCCTCTTGATCTTGGGCCTGGGCCTCCTCTACGAATGGAAGCGGGGGGCCCTGGATTGGGAAAAATAG
- a CDS encoding NADH-quinone oxidoreductase subunit H has protein sequence MLTIILKILIPFLVIMQILPFLIWLERKGAAYIQDRRGPNRASILGLRLGGLIHSLADVVKLVFKEDIVPSQVNKFVYTLAPFLAMAVACMTFAVIPWAAPLDWKGGLFTLQAVDLNVGILYLFAIASMGVYGIMLAGWGSNNKYSLLGGLRSSAQMISYELTLGLSVVGVLILAGSLELNAIVQNQGANPLSWNAIRQPLGCILFVVSAFAETNRLPFDLPEAEAELVAGYHVEYSSLKFALFFMAEYANMIVASALMATLFFGGWQVPFVSTEALRAHATPILYYSVLGIGVFSILAGWFLARRKPKVVYHDARDRETKVLGIPAILVGMALVVGQVLLGPLALGETGSQVAAAAFQFGAFLLKILFFCWVFIWVRWTLPRFRYDQLMNLGWRVMLPLALLNVVVTAGIYLWW, from the coding sequence ATGCTAACGATTATTTTAAAAATCCTAATCCCCTTCCTTGTGATCATGCAGATCCTGCCCTTCCTGATCTGGCTCGAGCGCAAGGGGGCCGCCTACATCCAGGACCGCCGCGGGCCCAACCGCGCCTCCATCCTGGGCCTGCGCCTGGGCGGCTTGATCCACAGCCTGGCGGACGTGGTGAAGCTGGTCTTCAAGGAGGACATCGTCCCCAGCCAGGTGAACAAGTTCGTCTACACCCTGGCGCCCTTCCTCGCGATGGCCGTGGCCTGCATGACCTTCGCCGTCATCCCCTGGGCCGCGCCGCTCGATTGGAAGGGGGGCCTCTTCACCCTGCAGGCCGTCGACCTCAACGTCGGCATCCTCTACCTCTTCGCGATCGCCTCGATGGGCGTCTACGGGATCATGCTGGCGGGCTGGGGGAGCAACAACAAGTACTCCCTCTTGGGCGGGCTGCGCTCCTCGGCGCAGATGATCTCCTACGAATTGACCTTGGGCCTCTCGGTGGTGGGCGTCCTGATCCTGGCCGGGAGCCTCGAGCTGAACGCCATCGTCCAAAACCAGGGCGCCAATCCGCTCTCCTGGAACGCGATCCGCCAGCCGCTGGGCTGCATCCTCTTCGTCGTCTCCGCCTTCGCCGAGACCAACCGCCTGCCCTTCGACCTGCCCGAGGCCGAGGCCGAGTTGGTCGCCGGCTACCACGTCGAGTACAGTTCGCTGAAGTTTGCGCTTTTCTTCATGGCCGAGTACGCCAACATGATCGTCGCCTCGGCCCTGATGGCGACGCTCTTCTTCGGCGGCTGGCAGGTGCCCTTCGTCTCCACCGAGGCGCTGCGGGCCCACGCGACGCCCATCCTCTATTATTCGGTCTTAGGCATCGGGGTCTTCTCGATCCTGGCGGGCTGGTTTTTGGCGCGCCGCAAGCCAAAGGTCGTCTATCACGACGCCCGCGACCGCGAGACCAAGGTGCTTGGCATCCCGGCGATCTTGGTCGGGATGGCGCTGGTGGTGGGGCAGGTTCTGCTGGGGCCGCTGGCCTTGGGCGAGACCGGCTCGCAGGTCGCCGCGGCGGCCTTCCAGTTCGGCGCCTTTTTGCTGAAGATTTTGTTTTTCTGCTGGGTCTTTATCTGGGTACGTTGGACCCTGCCGCGCTTCCGCTACGACCAGCTGATGAACCTGGGCTGGAGGGTGATGCTGCCCCTGGCCTTGCTGAACGTGGTGGTGACGGCGGGGATTTACCTTTGGTGGTAA